The sequence below is a genomic window from Lolium perenne isolate Kyuss_39 chromosome 7, Kyuss_2.0, whole genome shotgun sequence.
AATGATAGTAAGAAAACAATCATTATGCTTTCTAAAAATTGAGAATGAAAACATGTGGATGAGGAACAAAAGCAATCATCAATTTTCACTCATGCTAGTGATTTATCTCTAGACTTTTGCACAATGACAACTTTGTgtttgtattttatttattgtaGTTGGGTTAATTTGTtattacaagttttattcattggAGTTGGGTTATTGAATGATCGATAGCATTTTCTATATGAAAAAAACGATATAGAGGGACAATGAAAGCCATACCACACCTTAACACACAATTCAGTAAATACATATAACCCTAAACTTAAATACTTCCAACGAAAAATAGTTCAATACCCTAGTAAAAGTCTGCAATCAGACAACATATAATACTAGTGCGAAAACAAATGTCATCATTTTGACAAAATCAAAGGAAAAGGAAGTTGTGCCACGATTTGAATTTTCAAGTTTGGCTGCTGTACCATCAGGCCACAATCCTTGCCTGCCAGTTCAGCAACTTCAACCACCGCCATCCATCTTAATCCGATGAGATCTCTCATCTTTTAAATACCCGGAATATACCAGATTTCAGTAGGCCATGACTTTGCATAGTTGGGTCCAAAACTAGAGAAAACATACTCAAATTTCTGTTTTTCCAAGTTATAAATCCCAACACCTCTCCAACCCGGATGACCAAAATTGTCATGGTTTACCAGCCGGGGAGAGGTGAAGTAGACACAGTTCGGTTTGAGCTCTGGAAATTTCTTGGTAGGCAAGCACGCGGACTGATTTAACCCAACAAACACCGCGTGGTCCTGGAAGGCCGTCGAAGAACTTAAGCTGACCAGCTTGCGCTCTCTGACATCGACTTCAAGCACGTGCACCTCGATTTCTCTGGAGCGATGAGCACGCCGAAGGGTTCGTATCTGCAGGAGGCGGCCGCAGGGCGTAGACACTAAGAACCTAGTAAGGACTCTCCTTCGTCTCTTGTCCCCGTTGGCAATAATAACCTCCTTGATTGGTTCCTGCGGGCCGTGAAGATCCCACGCCTCAAGCACCCCGCGTAAGGTCACCGTGTAGAATCTGCCGTCGTGGTAGACGCAGTCGGCGTAACGATCATGGCTCCTGTCGTCCAGAGCCGCGGCAGATCGCCAGCGTCCCTCTTTCGCTCTTGCAAAAGAAACCCAGTTAGCGTCGTAGTGGATGATCATAGCAGTGTAGTCACCATCTTGAGACGGATCGCGGGACAGCACCACCTTTTGGTAGAACCATGTGCCAGCCTCACTAGTCTCGTGCtgatgatttttttctgaaacgaTAGCCCACAATGCTTCCCTCAGTGTTGTAGACTCCCTTGACACACTCCAGATCAGTGATAGGCGGGAGAGGGAtcgtgctgaaggtgaaggggtggTAGAGCACGAGATTTGAAAATTCGTCCGACGCAGCGAGCCAACCATGGCAGGCTCCACACCAGTCGAGTTCCGGCCGACCAACAGGCAAACTGACCTTGTAGGTCTTGTGGGTCGTGAGAAGATTCCGGAATTCTACGCTTTGATGGATATGCCTTCTATTAAGTTGCCAGGATATCAGCCAAGGCGTGCGGGCGTGGGGGACACCGGCAGCCACTGCGTCTGAGCACCATGAAGTGCATACGGCTGCGACGGCAAGAGCACCCGGGAGCTCAAGGAGTTGCAAGATGCGGCCaaggagattttttttttttttttttttttagagaaaCAGGGCAACGCCCCAGCTCCACATATATTGAAGCCACCAAAGTCACAGACATCGTGCAAAGTAGCAACAGGTTTTCAAGACCACCCACTAACATATCTTACAAACACCCACACACAGAGAACAGACAACCAAAGGCACCGCAACCAGCAGAAACATCAAGGCCGACCAAGGACTTGGAACCTTGCACCATCACCTATCAGGAACAACTCATTAGCTTCCAAGGTTCTCTTCAGGTCCTCCGCAGTGATCAGCATTGGACCAAGCCCCCTTGTGCAGTTCACGTCACAGACCTCCAGCGTCGTTCTCGCTCTTTTTTGTGGAGTTAACCAGGCTCCGGCCACAACAGCAGCGGCGGCAGCTGAGCTACTCCCCCCATCTTGCTCaacatcgcctccagcacccctcTTCCTTCCTCCTTCACCAGAATCTTCCACTGAGAAACGTTGTAAAGTAAGTGGCGCCACAGACCCTGTGTGCCAAGCCACGGGGAACGGTTGAAAACAATATCATTTCTGGTAATCTAGATAGTTCTCAGCACAGCAGCAAATATCATATTAACAGAATTGTTCTTCTTTTTGTCCTCCCAGAGAGAGGAGACGACATGCATATTTGAAATTACAAGACCAATTTCCAAGGCAGAACAAACTTCCTTCCAGAGTTCAGAtgccacaacacaatcaaagaaaAGGTGTTGGCAAGACTCCAACTCATTACAGAACACACAGGTTAAATCATCAACATTTTGTCTCTTAACCATATTATCTCTAGTGAGCAATTTGTTATGAAACAGTAACCACAGGAAGAAATGGATTTTAGGAGGAATTTTGATTTTCCAAACACAATGAATATTAACAGGTTTAATGCCACCAAAATTAATCACAGCATACATAGATTTAACACTGTAAATGCCATTTGCTTCCCAATTCCAAATCAGACTATCTTTAGAACCATCAAAAGAAATAGTTTGAGCAATTTGTTGAATCTCAAACCACTGCAACATCAGATTATGGTCAAAACATCTCCTAAAAGTTACTTTCAGAGAAGATCCATCCCAGAGGTCAGCAATAGACCTATTCTGTTCATTGACTAGGAAGTAAAGCTCCCAGTACTGAATGGCCAAAGAACAAGAGCCAAACCAGTGATCTTCCCAAAACTTTATACTTCTACCATTCCCAACCTTCCATTGGTACCCCATCTTAGCAGCTCTGGCAGCCCACATAACCCCTTTCCAAAAGGGAGAGGCACCATTCAGAGTGCAAGAGAAAAGGTTAGGACTGTCCAAATTGTACTTACTCTCAACTATTTGCTTCCACAATTTATCCTCACTTAAGTGATACCTTTTAATCCAAGAAGCTAAAAGGCACAAATTCATCTCTGCCAAGTCAGGAATGCCCAAACCACCAAACTCTTTTTTCCTAGTCACCAAACCCCAGTTGGCTAGGTGGTACTTATGGTGCCCCTCATAGTTATCCCATAGGCAATGAGCCATCTGGGAATAAAGGTCCATCCGCCGCTACTTGCACTATGACCTGCCATTTTGTAAAAAAAGTTCAATTTTTTCCCTGTCGTACGCTTTTACAGAATAGTTGTACGGCAAAAGGTTGTACTCCGTATATATTACGGAGGAAACACAAGGTACGACTCGGACAAGGAGTCCATCAGGATTTACAAGTAGGAGAAAGAACGCGAGACAAAATATAAAACTTCTCTGTATTGGAAACTTTAGTCCTGACATGTTTCTGTATTGGCTCTCAGTTTCTTTATTGCCTCTCAGTCATGACACCCTAGTTTTGTGTTGGTATCCGTGTAGAAGACGAGCTTGTCCAAATAAGTTCCGGTGTAGTATTTTGTCTCGCGTTCTGTCTTCTAGGTGTGAGTCCTGACCGACTCCATGTCCAAGTCGTGCATGGCCTTTCATCAATAATATTACGGAGTAGTAGTATATCACTACGGGAGAGACGGCTTGGGCCGacgatgtgccgacggccaaatgtcgggaccGTCGGTACAGAGGCCTCCAGCTACCGGCGACGGAGCTTACCGTCGGCACAACGCACGATACACCGACGGTCACCCTCGGCGCAGTGGTGATGTAAGATACACCAAGTTCTTACGCAATCTTTCATGTGCGAGTCCTCACTCTTCCGCAATCGTTATCCCACCGGAGAGTCGTTcatagtagcatagtgaagtgcttatatttatattcttttatgatatcattgttgaaagtgatcactagtgaaagtatgatccctaggtcttgtttccaaacatcgaatcaccgtttatttattgttttactgcatgtttacatgctgccatatttattttagattattattactactcatattcatccatatcacttgcattttactatcttttcgccgaactagtacacctgataagtgtattgggtgtgttggggacacaagagacttcttgtatcgtaattgcagggttgcttaaggtaaacttgctgctgttcgacAAACCTCTATACTtgaaggcccaacactatctacaagaatagaagcgtgcgtagacatcaaggaggGCACAGGGCGGATAGCCATCGGGACAAGAGTACGCGAGTTATCTAGCTTCGGATTATGCAACACGGAGGCGGGGCCTACTGCTGCTCGTCCGGAATTATGTGGACGCTTTcgggttgttacaatgagttgtgattgTGCCTCTGGACTCCcaagatccggcttatataggcacacagatCTAGGGTTTTTACGGAGAGTCCTACCCAGAATACAAGTTGTCTGATTAcgaaatattacattgccgtgcacgtcaagggtcCACCtatagctaagagcatctccagccgcgtcccccaaagcgtcccccaaaccgtgccggattgagcgtttgggggacgtgttttgttcgtgccgcctttgggggacgtcgctccccagccacgtcccccaaacgcgacccccaaacatttaaattacttttttttaacacagaaccatttatcaaatatagcatatgaataaaaatgtttgcgaggattgtttttaaattaaattacaacaaacaataaaacaagtaaacaaatataataaataggggtagatgctacatcaaggtgccacggtatttcctttgatcctccacaaatgctcaacgagatcagcttgaagttgctcatgcacattgctgtcacggatctctgcgtgcatggcgagaaaatcagcaaaatctgcaggcaactcatgatcaacctccgcaagagggccttcacactcatagggaccaacatgtgacctagcatgattcttgcggtcatcctcgatgatcatgttgtgcatgatcacacaagcctgcatcacctccacatttggtcgtgagaccagcttagagcagggtaccggacaatggcaaattgtgcttgaagcacaccaaacgcccgctcgacatccttcctgcaagcctcctgtcgcgtagcaaagtgagaattcttcagacctgatggattcgagattgttttgacaaaagtggcccattttggatatataacatcggctagataatagcctttggtatattcgtggccattgatctcatagttgcatggtggagcatgcccttccactagtcttctgaacaccggagactgctgcaacacgttgatgtcattgtgtgatcccgccatgccaaagaaagaatgccaaatccacaggtcataatctaccacagcttcaagcaccacactgcaatatccatgacgacctttgtatataccttgccaagcaaacgggcagttcttccatgcccagtgcatgcaatcgatgcttccaagcattccaggaaatcctctggcagcattttgtgccatgatccttgcagtctcttcctcagttggccctctcaaatagtatttgccaaactttcccaccacagctcggcaaaacttgtacatgcactcaatggcagtagactcactcatgcgaaggtagtcgtcctgtgtatcggcaggtgctccgtatgcaagcatcctcatggcggcggtgcacttctgaatcgacgagaaccctagaACGCCTACAActtcgagcttgagcttgaagtaggggtcgaactctcgaacgccgtggaggatattcatgaacagccccttgctcatcctgtaccggcgccgaaaattgtcggcatgtgttgcatcGTCggtgaagtagtcgttgtgcagcatggcatgcctcTCCATCCTCTGCCcgggcttcgacttccttcttcccggccttgatcctccgcggcgcggcctcttcctcttctccgtctCAGCGTcgagcatgtcctggagggacgcgatgatcagcaaatgctcccgcaggtcgtcgtcgaaggcttgctcgtcctccagcagcagtgcaaccatctcatcgtcgctgtccatggctaaagcaaaatcaatggttaaaattgcgccgaggcagacgacgcaacaaacagcagccaatcgcgcctacctgtcAAGTtgtcgagcaccttctgtgcgcggaggtggggcggatttgacggcgcgttttgggacgcgctggcgacgcggcggcggcggcacgaccgtcgggagccccagccgcgacaacggttCCGACTCTCATCAGAGATCAGACGCCCAaccggccgggaaatccagcggcggcggtggggtgggaggcgcgggaacgaaggagcgacgagaaaagaggcgcgaactAACGGTTTATGCAAGTagacgccgacatgtgggagcccgcctcgcttttcgatgtgtccggcgtccccggtgcgtcccctgtgggacggggatgggctcggggcgccggacaccgtatcgggccgcgccggacaaaaatgggctttgggggacgcggctgggacgcattttttgtccggcgcaccccaaatccttttgggggacgctttgggggacgcggctggagatgctctaacttgtTGTACTGAATCCGCCTACCTTCATGGGCCTTGCCGGATCCGACTCTTGGCGCATGTCAGGATccagctccttgttcctgggctagACATCTTCCATCTTAAATCAACTACAACTGGGCCGTCCGGTGGGCCGTATGCCACCACCACTATTTGTGGGCCACCTAGGCTTGGCGGATCTAGTCAGTATCGATGgtacacctatgaagtatatccacaacagcgTGGGAATCACACCGTGTTGAGGAGAAATTTGGGAGCATCTATACCCCGCTCGATTAGCGCTCGGTTGAACGGAATGCACGCAAGGTAATCTAAGACTCGTTCTTGGCCCATCTGACAACTGAACTAGGAACATTATTGATATGTTTTTTTTAAAAGAACTCTATTGCCAGCGCAGGCATGTACGTCATGCGTACTCGTTCCGTACGAACCAATGCAGACACTTGAAAAAAATCATATTCAAAAAAAATCTTAGGTTTAAAAATTGCTTAGACTTGAACTTGTCTCAGATTTGAAATTTGCTCAGATTTAAAATTTGCCTAGATTTGAAATTttctcaaatttgaaatttgctcaACTTTGAAATTCACtcgaatttaaaatttgttcaagaacagaagaaataaacagaaaaaaataaaaacaaaaggaAATCAAAATGAAATAGACAAAACCTAGGAACAAccaaaaaaaaaagccaaaaaaagaccGCCGCGCTGACGGGCCGCGGCCTAAATCCGCTAACGGGCGATAGATAGGTTTTGCCTAGAAATTTCCGACATTCTGTGATGGCTTATGTGCCCAGACCAGCCCAGCTGAGCCCGGACGACACACCCAGCAGAAGcacagcgccgccgccgtcggccaCGCATCTCCGCCGCTTGCTCCCctgcctcctctctctcctctagCCCCCTGGAACTCTCCACCGCGGCAAGCAGCGGAATCCCGGAAGCCAGCGACATCTCTTTCCTGACTTACCATCTCCCCGGTGGCGCATCTAGCCGCATCTCCTCTCCCCTTTTCTTGTGTTCGTCGATCCTTTGTTTTACAATTGTGTTGATCGATCCCTTTGTGCTACGAGCTGTTCCTGTTATCTTCTTAACTTCACGATTCCGCTCGGTCAAAACCCCGAATTTTTCCACCACAACCCCCACCAATCCCGAATGGCGGCGGAGCTCGCCGTATCTGTCCTCGCCGGAGTACGGATCGCCAAGACCCTCCGATGGATCATGTTGCGCTCGTCACGACAACCAGAATCAGGTACTTGTTGCTAAACAATTCCGGATTTTTTTCCAATCATTATTTCTCCGAGCTCTTGAATTAGATAAATTTTATTGGTTCTTGCCGTCAGTTTCTGTATTGGCTCTCAGTTGGCCGATGTAAGTGGGATCCTGCCAAAGTCCCACTTATAGTTCATTGTGAAATTTCCAGTTCAAATTTTGGACCAAAACTTGAACTAAAATTTTCCAGATGAGCTATAAGTGGGACTTTTGCCGGAATCCCGCTTGACACCTTAGCTTTGTGTTGGTATGCATGTAGGGGACGAGCTTGTCCAAATAAGTGCCGGTGTACTATTTTGTCTCCCGTTCTGTCTTCTAGGTGTGAGTCCTGACCGACTCCTTGTCCGAGTCGTGCATCGCCTTTCACCAATAGTACTACGGAGTAGTATATATACACAATCAATCTGTGCCACTGGTTATTATTCTGTAAAAGCATAAGACAGGAAAACTGACGCTTTTGATCGATTTGACAATGGCAGAACATTGTGCAAGTACCGCCGACTGGACGGACCTCCCAAGCGACCTCCTTGCGCGCATCTTACAACTCCTTCAGCTCCCTGAAGCTCTTGCTGTCGCAGCCGTCTGCACCTCGTGGCGCTCGGTTGCAGAGGCTGCTGGCGACCCTCGTGCCCGCATCCCTTGGCTCGTATCATGGAAACCTACAACGGGCTACTGTCGGAGCAGTGAGTTCCGGAACCTCATCGACACCCACAAGACCTACAAGGTTACTTTGCCTGAGGGACGGTGTCACCTCGACTGGTGTGGATCCTCCCATGGTTGGCTCGTTGCATCGAACGAATACTCGAACCTTGTGCTATACCACCCCTTCACCTTTGACATTATCCATCTCCCACCTATTACCGATTTGGTATGTGTGAAGGCAGTCCGCGACAGTGATGGAAACATTGTGGGCTATTGTTATGGAAAGGATCTTGAGCATGACCCTACTCAGCATGCTGTACATTCCCTCGGCACATGGTTCTACCAGAAGGTGGTGTTATCATGTGATCCATCTCAAGATGGTGACTACGTTGCTGTAACCATTTACTATGATTCCAACTGTATGTCTTTTGCAAGATCAAGAGAAGGCTGCTGGCGACTTGCTGCTACTATAGCCCATGGAAGCGACGATCGGTATGCCGATTGTGTTTATCACGATGGAAGATTCTACATAATGACCTTGCGTGGGGTGCTTGAGGCGTGGGATCTTCGTGGTCCGCAAGAACCAAGCAAAGAGGTGATCATTGCCGGCGGGGACAAGAGGTATAGTAGGGTCCTTACAAGGTTCCTAGTGTCTACGCCCTTCGGCAGTCTCCTGCAGATACGCACTCTTCGATGTAGTCGCAATCCCAGAAAAGTTAAGGTAGAGGTCTTTGAAGTTGATATCAAAGAGCGCAAGCTGGTCAGCTTAAGTTCTTTGACAGCCTTGAGGAATTACGCAGTGTTTGTCGGGTCAAATCAGTCGGCTTGTTTGCCCACCGGAAAATTTCCAGAGCTGAGACCCAACTGTGTCTACCTCACCACACCTCGGCTGGTACACTATGCTAATTTCGGTCTTCCGGATTGGAGAGGTGTTGGGATTTATGACTTAGAAAATCAGAAATTTGAATATGTTTTCTCCAGCTATGAACCAGAGTACGGGCAATTGTGGCCCTGTAAAATTTGGTATATTCCGGGTGTTTAAAAGATGAGAGATCTCATCGCATTGAGATGGATGGCTGTACTGGAAGTTACCAGTTAGTTGTGGTTCGGCCTTTTTTTTCCTATTCTGTTGTCAATGATGACTTGCTTTTGCGATCATAGTACAGACTTGTACCCAGCTTATTATTGTTATCGGTCTGAACACCCACCTAGGACGCGCTTATAGTCAGGACGGACTGAAGTCCAGTTACTTATCTCTGGCAAGTTACTGAGTAACTTACCCCTTCACATCCACCGTAAACAACAGCACAGATAAATCACTATCAAAACAGATCTAGGCTTGTAGTTTCAGGCTTTTCCAGCCGAGATGGATGCGAGTGCAAGTGATGATTTTCGCGCACTGTCTTGTGTTGTTCCATGAAGCATGATAAGTACGACGGTTGAAGAGATCTGTGTCTTAAGGGCACAATGAAGGAGTTGTCGCGACGTTGCGCTTTGGAGAAAGTTTGTATGTTGACGGTTGACCATCAGTAGGATCTGATGATACCATACTCTATTACTGTACTGTGATGCAGTATTTGTTACCACGTGAAAAACACGCTTTGGCCGGTTGATGCAAATGTGGTGCTTAGGATCCCAATGAGAGAGGACATGGATGTTTTATGGGCTTGGAATCCTGACCCGAAAGGCATTTTCACCGCAAATGGCTAGTGATAAGGGCATCTTCAGCGGACCGACTCAAATAGTCTATTTCTATCCGTTTGGGTCGATCCGCGAACAGAAATGCGTCTCGCGGTTCGGCTGGCCTGGACACCGCGCGGGCAGCGGCGCGACCCATTGGGTCCGGTATTGGCCAAATCATCTTGCATTTCATCTTATTTCTCAAATGTTGTATACATATTGGTCGATTTGCTTGAAGCAAATTAACAGAGCTTGAGTAAAAACATAATAAAAATATAGTGGAAGACTACATCGTCTTCATCTTAGCGTCTCTTAGTTCTCCTCGTCAGAGTGGTAGTGGCGGCGGCACATGGTcctgtcgaagaccttgacgttgAAGTCACCATGGCCATCGTACTTGAAGATGACAAAGTGCCAGGCCTCAATGTCGTGCGAGCGGGCGAAGCGCCTCCAGCCGTTATGGAGGAACATCTGCCCTATGCCGTCGAATATCACTTCCGCCGGCCACTGGCCGGGGCGCCGCTGGACACATGCAGGAGGACATATGGTGGGGTTCTTGCCCTTCGACGATCGAGGTGAACCTCTAGGGTAAGCGCAGCCTATCCTAGCTCATGCCCTGGTGGATGGTCACGCCAAACTCGAAGCCGGAGAGGTCGATGGCGATGTGCTCgctcgacgaagaagaagaatgaaGACAGCGAGCAAGGTGGTGAGATAGGACTTGTAGTGTTTTCTTAATCTTGTAATTCTTTCGTTCAGATTTTTTGTAAATACAATGTATTATTATTACAAGGTCAATAAAGAATGCAATCCGTTATTGtacattttcttctttttattaTTTGTATTTATTTCTATTGGTTACTTCATGTTCAAATATGTTTTGTATTTCATAACTTCAAGTTTGAATTTGATTGAAAaaaacaaccccccccccccccccccccaaaaaaaaggTCAACAAAGGAAATGTCAAATTTTATAGCAGTTCAATGATTACCTAAACCTAGTCATAActtcaagaaaactttgatcactttTGGTTTTTCTGCACCTTATCAGATGTATGCAAATGCACAAAATCTAAATCTATCCCTCGTTTAGTCTTAAATTCTGAGATGTTACATCCTTATTTGGTTGATATCTTTTAATATATACTAAATCGTAGAAGACATTCTGATACCATCTTGTATATCTTTTAATATATACTAAATCTGATATTacatccgtttcaaggaataaggcgccctcgttttacgagctttttgtttgaccaagaattacttcaaatagaaaAAGATTCTTTATATaaaattagtatcattaaaaagtgtttttcaatacgaatccaatgatactatgtacatataatataatcaagattttgttgctcaatttttatggtcaaagttcatcttaaaatacgcgtgcgccttattccttgaaacaacGGAGGTGAAATAACTACAGTTTGCCTTATAATCTTCGACTATTTTCACAGACAGCTCTCTGCGCATTTCTTGTCCTTCACTCGTTCTCCTGCCTGCATGGCGGCAAGCAAGATGAGGTTCTCCACATCGTCGTCGTGAATGAGTTCTTCGATGTAGGACTCATCGGACGACGACGGGTCCTCCAGAAAAAATTAATCTGCACCCGAGTCCATCGACGGGGAAAATAAAATCTCAAAAAGTCACACGAGATTCGCGAATAAAGTTCTCTGATTTAACTTCAACTTACCTCAGGGACGGCCAGGGCGCGGATGAGAGCTGACAGCAAATCGGGGTGCCTCTTGATTCTACCCTAAAGCGACTGAGGTGGCGGCAGTGGCGGGCATGTCCCCCTGGATTCAAGCCTAG
It includes:
- the LOC127313891 gene encoding F-box protein At1g10110 is translated as MAAELAVSVLAGVRIAKTLRWIMLRSSRQPESEHCASTADWTDLPSDLLARILQLLQLPEALAVAAVCTSWRSVAEAAGDPRARIPWLVSWKPTTGYCRSSEFRNLIDTHKTYKVTLPEGRCHLDWCGSSHGWLVASNEYSNLVLYHPFTFDIIHLPPITDLVCVKAVRDSDGNIVGYCYGKDLEHDPTQHAVHSLGTWFYQKVVLSCDPSQDGDYVAVTIYYDSNCMSFARSREGCWRLAATIAHGSDDRYADCVYHDGRFYIMTLRGVLEAWDLRGPQEPSKEVIIAGGDKRYSRVLTRFLVSTPFGSLLQIRTLRCSRNPRKVKVEVFEVDIKERKLVSLSSLTALRNYAVFVGSNQSACLPTGKFPELRPNCVYLTTPRLVHYANFGLPDWRGVGIYDLENQKFEYVFSSYEPEYGQLWPCKIWYIPGV